In a single window of the Dreissena polymorpha isolate Duluth1 chromosome 3, UMN_Dpol_1.0, whole genome shotgun sequence genome:
- the LOC127871206 gene encoding uncharacterized protein LOC127871206: MLIEQFTNIFPSTEKKTLQTNLKSRVTQYKGVKLLALQTLQEEACTMSDLVKCLPHDVAIVECTSSHLKCSIDANIRSNGNNIFKEITFLENGLWSLEISGKEIELGNLSISNRFTKNSKGIGTVLKIVSLIRLCEGVIINNKTIMTRFHILENLATGTEASSRILRSVLCNRVTPLNCKTNTCIKCQRMTKTASLQNVPTMEYQTKSDIYSEGDEIVDKLKKIIPGATGQMVQLFLSQASNVDKDPRGRRWTEEMISICLQWYCRSPHSYESFRQSGYLLLPSKSTLIHYKNIVKQNVGFDRNIFTWMLEEATRQKLPPEGFYGGLIFDEMSIQSDVQLCKNGDVIELIGLVDLGEEGNMSNTLRKGKNEKSLGSHALQLVFLGVTGFRFPVAHFVSGGIQAPELYPLFWEAVDLLRMFGFNVLYTCMDGAQCNRTFMHINNLNSNFVALSPCSFSSMIFIMDSSHVIKKIRNNLLKSGICKSSTRLLTLTTSDTIQWLMFIDCYHWDKGNALQIHRKLSNEHFFPSTQSKMRNHLADEVLNSDMLNLMIQYQTHLGSKGVVLNGAIELLRYTSKLVSFFRDMRPVKQMNDTRLHDLLSVANFFDDWKTASLNNSSLKSVERNKQIMSIQCHEDIQSCILGMIDLCKVYLGMKSLVYITPGLINSDVVENTFNQQRSTYHGANSNPNAMQYRKALNSIVLGQGIISQKANAGKNRATAIPYNLALRKGTSNISMKTTSHEKSKVKVIRM; this comes from the coding sequence tccatcaacagaaaaaaagaCACTTCAAACAAACTTGAAAAGTAGAGTTACCCAGTACAAAGGCGTCAAATTGCTtgctttacaaacattacaagaAGAAGCATGCACCATGTCTGACCTAGTGAAGTGTTTACCCCATGATGTTGCAATTGTGGAATGTACCTCAAGCCATCTTAAATGCTCCATTGATGCCAATATTAGAAGTAATGggaataacattttcaaagagaTAACATTTTTGGAAAATGGTTTATGGTCTTTGGAAATATCTGGTAAGGAAATTGAGTTAGGCAACCTTTCTATATCGAACAggttcacaaaaaacagcaaagGCATTGGTACTGTCCTGAAGATTGTGAGCTTAATCAGATTATGTGAAGGTGTCAttatcaacaataaaacaataatgaccCGTTTCCACATCCTTGAAAATCTGGCTACTGGCACTGAAGCATCATCCAGAATTTTGAGATCTGTTCTATGTAATAGGGTTACTCCCTTAAATTGTAAgacaaacacatgcattaagtgccaAAGAATGACTAAAACTGCTTCATTACAAAATGTACCAACAATGGAATATCAAACGAAATCTGACATTTACTCAGAAGGTGATGAGAtagttgacaaattaaaaaaaataataccagGTGCAACTGGACAAATGGTTCAACTATTTTTAAGTCAGGCGTCAAATGTAGATAAAGACCCAAGAGGCAGGAGGTGGACTGAAGAAATGATATCCATTTGCCTCCAATGGTACTGCAGAAGTCCACATTCTTATGAATCTTTTAGGCAAAGTGGTTACCTATTACTTCCATCTAAATCTACACTTATCcattacaaaaatattgtcaaacaGAATGTGGGTTTTGACAGAAACATCTTTACATGGATGCTTGAAGAGGCCACCAGGCAAAAACTTCCTCCAGAAGGGTTCTATGGTGGTCTGATATTTGACGAAATGTCAATTCAATCTGATGTACAACTTTGTAAAAATGGGGATGTCATTGAGTTAATTGGTCTAGTGGATCTTGGGGAAGAAGGAAATATGTCAAACACATTGAGGAAAGGAAAAAATGAGAAGAGTTTGGGGTCCCATGCTTTACAGCTTGTCTTTCTAGGTGTAACAGGGTTCAGATTTCCTGTTGCACATTTTGTGTCAGGGGGAATTCAGGCACCTGAGCTATACCCCTTATTCTGGGAGGCAGTGGATCTCTTAAGAATGTTCGGCTTTAACGTCTTGTACACATGCATGGATGGGGCCCAGTGCAACCGCACATTTATGCACATAAATAACCTCAATTCAAATTTTGTTGCTTTAAGCCCTTGTTCATTTTCCAGCATGATTTTCATAATGGACAGTTCTCATGTCAtcaaaaaaataagaaataatctGCTAAAAAGTGGGATATGCAAATCTTCAACACGACTCCTTACTTTGACAACAAGTGACACTATACAGTGGCTAATGTTCATTGATTGTTACCATTGGGACAAAGGAAATGCATTGCAAATCCACAGAAAATTATCCAATGAACATTTTTTTCCGTCCACACAATCAAAAATGCGGAATCATTTAGCGGATGAAGTTCTTAATTCAGATATGCTTAACCTTATGATTCAGTATCAAACACATTTAGGTTCTAAAGGTGTAGTTTTAAATGGGGCAATTGAACTTCTAAGGTACACCAGTAAACTTGTCAGTTTTTTTAGAGACATGCGTCCTGTAAAGCAAATGAATGATACACGATTGCATGACTTGTTGAGTGTTGCAAATTTCTTTGATGATTGGAAAACTGCCTCATTGAATAATTCTTCATTAAAGTCTGTTGAAAGGAATAAACAAATAATGTCTATTCAATGTCATGAAGACATACAGTCTTGTATACTGGGGATGATAGATCTATGTAAAGTGTATCTCGGCATGAAATCTCTAGTGTATATTACACCAGGATTAATTAACTCGGATGTTGTAGAAAATACATTTAATCAACAGAGATCCACATACCATGGAGCTAATTCTAACCCTAATGCAATGCAGTATAGAAAAGCACTCAATAGCATTGTGCTTGGTCAGGGAATTATTTCTCAAAAGGCAAATGCTGGCAAAAATCGTGCTACAGCTATACCTTACAATTTAGCACTAAGAAAAGGTACTTCTAATATCAGTATGAAAACAACATCCCATGAAAAAAGCAAAGTAAAAGTGATCAGAATGTAA